One Legionella hackeliae DNA segment encodes these proteins:
- a CDS encoding sugar porter family MFS transporter — MAWLVAIIGSVTGFLFGYDEGIIAGSLNLVRNYFSLTHTDVGIMTSALPFGALIGSMLIGLVLASRFSKRFGRRSTLFFAGLLFLVGALGTAIAAEEWILIFARFMLGIAIGTAAVTTPLYLAETAPMHLRGAIVAVYQLAITIGIVCAYSVNYVLIEHQAWRAMFASSAVPALILVLGIFFLPESPRWLISAGKKDEAAKALKRLRNDQSIHNELAEIQTTLAKEPQGSSWKTLFKRPLLSVLLLGMTLFCLQQLSGINVIIYFAPEIFKNLGFTNTVGQILATMGIGLVNLLVTIIAMVYVDKVGRRKLLLIGFTGACVSLAALSLFSFYQASLLAYLSVTCLTIYIFSFAISIGPVPHIAMSEIFPLHVRGIGMGFSSISNWGFNTLTVFSFPILHYHFGIEFTFALYALICLLGLFYTYYYMPETKNLSLEAIEDHLMKEHALRDLGRNQDEVSSITKTDLVYE; from the coding sequence ATGGCATGGTTAGTAGCAATTATTGGATCCGTGACTGGTTTTTTGTTTGGTTATGATGAAGGTATTATTGCCGGTTCTTTGAATTTAGTAAGAAATTATTTTAGCCTGACACATACCGATGTTGGGATTATGACATCTGCATTGCCATTTGGAGCATTAATAGGTTCAATGTTAATAGGACTAGTGTTGGCATCGCGTTTTTCTAAACGTTTTGGCCGACGCTCGACTCTTTTTTTCGCAGGGCTTCTTTTCTTGGTTGGTGCTTTAGGTACTGCAATTGCCGCAGAAGAATGGATACTAATTTTTGCGCGCTTTATGTTAGGTATTGCCATTGGAACAGCGGCAGTTACGACACCACTGTATCTTGCAGAGACTGCTCCCATGCACTTAAGGGGAGCAATTGTCGCGGTTTATCAGTTAGCTATTACTATTGGAATTGTGTGTGCTTATTCAGTCAACTATGTATTGATTGAACATCAGGCATGGCGGGCGATGTTTGCTTCTAGTGCGGTTCCTGCATTAATTCTTGTTCTGGGTATTTTCTTTTTACCAGAATCACCGCGGTGGTTAATTAGCGCAGGCAAAAAAGATGAAGCGGCTAAAGCATTGAAGCGTTTACGAAATGACCAATCAATTCATAATGAATTAGCGGAAATTCAAACTACGCTGGCTAAAGAGCCTCAAGGAAGTAGCTGGAAAACTCTATTCAAAAGACCATTGTTGTCTGTGCTGTTACTAGGTATGACATTATTTTGTCTTCAACAACTTAGTGGTATTAATGTCATTATTTATTTTGCCCCAGAAATTTTTAAAAACTTAGGGTTCACGAATACAGTAGGGCAAATTTTAGCAACAATGGGCATTGGATTAGTGAACTTACTGGTGACTATCATTGCTATGGTCTACGTGGATAAAGTTGGACGGCGTAAATTATTACTGATTGGCTTTACCGGGGCTTGCGTTAGTCTGGCAGCTCTAAGTCTGTTTTCTTTTTATCAGGCTTCTCTATTGGCTTACCTTTCAGTAACTTGCCTGACTATTTATATTTTCTCTTTTGCGATTAGCATAGGGCCTGTTCCGCATATCGCGATGTCAGAAATCTTTCCATTGCACGTGCGCGGCATTGGAATGGGATTTTCTTCAATTAGCAACTGGGGATTTAATACACTGACCGTATTTAGTTTCCCAATTTTGCATTATCACTTTGGTATTGAATTTACCTTCGCGCTCTACGCTTTAATCTGTTTATTAGGTCTTTTTTATACCTACTATTACATGCCTGAGACGAAAAATCTTAGTCTAGAGGCGATTGAGGACCATTTAATGAAGGAGCATGCATTACGTGATTTGGGTCGAAATCAAGATGAGGTTAGCTCAATTACAAAAACCGATTTGGTGTACGAGTAG
- a CDS encoding glycoside hydrolase family 15 protein has translation MKRIFALSIYFFIATTHSAVFSPAEIKTLRQNFIVNIMDTGAVIASPSRYYPDYYYDWTRDAAITMDLVETWYEKEKKPEDKARLFNYVHWVEQAQHQVDTLPGQDILGEPKFYLDGRAFDGPWGRPQNDGPALRALTLIRFAHALIKNKEMDYVRTHLYNGGLNPKTMGAIKMDLEYIAHHWQEKNYDLWEEVYGDHFFTAMVQRKALLEGAKLARELKEETTAAFYESKARLIEERLLKHIDKENLIIQASLAPHPGPQKTYELDSAVMLAVLLGHTDDNPFLPDNFYVKNTVAALKDQFKMLYPINDNHTDALLFGRYPGDTYDGYRNDGLGNPWFILTATIAEYHYKLATMLPNDEEHRSLIEANRNQGDNYLKLIKHYAPNLLMSEQINLNTGIQQGAISLTWSYVAVLRAIDLREKIKLH, from the coding sequence ATGAAACGGATTTTTGCCTTATCAATCTATTTTTTTATTGCCACTACTCATTCGGCTGTTTTCTCACCGGCTGAAATTAAAACTTTACGACAAAATTTTATTGTCAATATCATGGATACAGGAGCAGTTATTGCCTCGCCTTCCCGATATTATCCCGATTATTATTATGATTGGACACGTGATGCAGCGATCACGATGGATTTAGTAGAAACCTGGTATGAAAAAGAAAAGAAGCCAGAAGATAAAGCACGACTTTTTAACTATGTGCACTGGGTAGAACAGGCACAACACCAAGTCGATACCCTTCCAGGACAAGATATTTTAGGTGAACCCAAATTTTATTTAGATGGACGTGCATTTGATGGACCTTGGGGACGTCCACAAAATGACGGCCCAGCACTTAGAGCATTAACATTAATTCGTTTTGCGCATGCTCTAATTAAGAACAAAGAAATGGATTACGTTCGTACTCATCTGTACAACGGTGGATTAAACCCCAAAACAATGGGAGCGATTAAGATGGATTTAGAATATATCGCCCATCATTGGCAAGAGAAAAACTATGACCTATGGGAAGAAGTTTATGGCGATCATTTTTTTACAGCCATGGTTCAAAGAAAAGCATTACTCGAGGGTGCCAAATTAGCTCGGGAACTCAAAGAAGAAACAACCGCTGCTTTTTATGAAAGTAAGGCTCGTCTCATTGAAGAAAGGCTCCTGAAGCATATTGATAAAGAAAATCTCATTATTCAAGCAAGTCTTGCCCCTCATCCTGGGCCTCAAAAAACGTATGAACTAGATTCAGCGGTCATGCTTGCCGTGTTACTAGGTCATACCGATGACAATCCCTTTCTCCCTGATAATTTTTATGTAAAAAATACTGTTGCAGCCTTGAAAGATCAATTTAAAATGCTTTACCCCATTAATGATAATCATACCGACGCTTTACTGTTTGGTCGTTATCCAGGTGACACTTATGATGGTTATCGCAATGATGGCTTAGGGAATCCCTGGTTTATTTTGACTGCAACAATAGCAGAGTATCATTACAAATTGGCAACCATGCTTCCCAATGACGAGGAACACCGATCCTTGATCGAAGCGAATAGAAATCAAGGTGACAATTATTTAAAACTTATCAAACATTATGCACCGAACTTGCTGATGAGCGAACAAATCAATCTCAACACCGGTATTCAGCAAGGCGCTATTTCCTTAACCTGGAGCTATGTAGCAGTACTTCGAGCAATTGATTTGCGTGAGAAAATTAAGTTGCATTAA